A window of Leclercia adecarboxylata contains these coding sequences:
- a CDS encoding DUF1254 domain-containing protein: protein MKLKYLTVATALIFSAGVTAQSAPLTIPQAKTFDELATTPAEVTMPESYVKAIAQQAYIWGWPMVNQFNRRETITKAPYPALNGGMVPVAPMGQLSMLTDYIKPQETFVTCPNQDVAYGLGFFELDKEPAVIQVPDFGERFWVYAIYDARTNQIGNVGKPYGTKPGFYLLVGPNWKGETPKGFEGVIHSSTEMANVIPRIQMDDTPDDRAAIQAPIKEVMTYPLSEFTGKMKSYEYSTIPAIGDKPDPNAGETRWVVPEKFFDQFANVLNKVPPLPGEEALYAQYRHLVEAGKKDPQIRKWMDEAAVQTDKTVIADFFKWKNNGVPAGNGWNRSKNNAQFGVDYYNRTGTSKSNMFDNKPDETQYFYTDNAANGSQLSGDHDYTVTFPQGGLPPVKGFWSLTLYNSKHLFSPNELNRYSLGTKNQNLKYNADGSLTLYVSKTNPGEAKVNNWLPAPDGVFSLYIRAYWGEKAILDGTWQPPKIEMTK from the coding sequence ATGAAACTTAAATATCTGACAGTAGCAACTGCGCTGATATTCAGCGCTGGCGTAACGGCACAGTCCGCCCCGCTGACCATTCCTCAGGCGAAAACCTTTGACGAACTGGCAACCACACCGGCAGAAGTGACGATGCCGGAATCCTACGTCAAAGCCATCGCTCAGCAGGCCTATATCTGGGGCTGGCCGATGGTGAATCAATTTAACCGTCGCGAGACGATCACCAAAGCCCCGTATCCTGCGCTGAATGGCGGCATGGTACCCGTCGCCCCAATGGGTCAGCTAAGCATGTTGACCGACTATATCAAGCCACAGGAAACCTTTGTAACCTGCCCAAATCAGGATGTGGCTTACGGCCTGGGCTTCTTTGAGCTGGATAAAGAACCGGCGGTCATTCAGGTTCCTGATTTTGGCGAGCGCTTCTGGGTCTACGCTATTTATGATGCGCGCACGAATCAGATTGGTAATGTGGGCAAACCCTACGGAACCAAACCGGGCTTTTATCTTCTGGTTGGGCCGAACTGGAAAGGAGAGACGCCAAAAGGCTTTGAGGGCGTAATACATTCATCTACAGAGATGGCGAACGTTATCCCTCGCATCCAGATGGATGATACTCCAGACGATCGCGCCGCGATTCAGGCACCGATTAAAGAAGTGATGACGTACCCGCTCAGCGAATTCACGGGCAAAATGAAGTCTTATGAATATTCTACAATCCCGGCAATTGGTGATAAACCGGATCCAAATGCCGGTGAAACCCGTTGGGTTGTTCCAGAAAAGTTCTTTGACCAGTTTGCTAACGTGTTGAATAAAGTTCCGCCGCTGCCGGGTGAAGAAGCCCTGTACGCCCAGTATCGTCATCTGGTTGAGGCCGGTAAGAAAGATCCACAGATCCGTAAATGGATGGACGAAGCCGCGGTTCAAACGGATAAGACCGTTATCGCCGATTTCTTTAAATGGAAAAATAATGGCGTACCGGCAGGCAACGGCTGGAATCGTTCGAAAAATAATGCCCAGTTCGGGGTCGATTATTACAACCGTACCGGGACATCAAAATCGAATATGTTCGATAATAAGCCTGATGAAACCCAGTATTTCTACACGGACAATGCGGCTAACGGCAGCCAGCTTTCAGGCGATCATGATTACACGGTAACCTTCCCGCAAGGGGGTCTTCCGCCTGTTAAAGGATTCTGGTCATTGACGCTGTACAACAGTAAGCATCTGTTCAGCCCGAATGAACTGAATCGCTATTCGCTGGGGACAAAAAATCAGAACCTCAAATATAACGCCGATGGTTCGCTGACGCTCTATGTGAGTAAAACGAATCCGGGTGAGGCAAAAGTGAATAACTGGCTTCCGGCGCCGGATGGCGTTTTCTCACTCTATATCCGCGCCTACTGGGGTGAAAAAGCCATTCTCGATGGCACCTGGCAGCCACCAAAAATTGAAATGACGAAGTAA